The following coding sequences lie in one Takifugu flavidus isolate HTHZ2018 chromosome 4, ASM371156v2, whole genome shotgun sequence genomic window:
- the LOC130524748 gene encoding uncharacterized protein LOC130524748 — MEVQGDYVLQFGKYKGKSFRWLLENDVGYTVYLIKNVQSEEAAGLCMADSHSKDSLQSFGSYALSFQEIQALLTYEAGRGDGVTASSEDDQLVGFGARAKSRWKEIWDSRGDGYADFVIGRRCVPGTRMSRLQQNLLKRQQPTTSSTPAEHPMKAPAEPLAMEEDVEMEREMLSIHNADLQVQSYAMPVAAAALPRVPPGAKTGF, encoded by the exons atggaggtgcagggagactatgtcctgcagtttggtaaatataaagggaagtcattcagatggcttttggagaatgacgtaggatacacCGTGTATCTTATCAAGAatgtgcagagcgaggaggcagcaggtctctgtatggctgacagccacagtaaggacagcctccagtcatttgggagttatgccctcagtttccaagaaatccaggctctcctcacttatgaggccggaagaggggatggagtgactgcctcatctgaagacgaccagctggttggatttggtgcccgagccaagagcaggtggaaggagatctgggacagcagaggtgatggctatgctgattttgtcataggcaggcgctgcgttccaggtacacgaatgtccaggttgcagcagaacctgctgaagaggcagcagcccaccacatcttccacacctgctgagcatcccatgaaggccccagctgagcccctgg ccatggaggaggacgtggagatggaaagggagatgctgagcatccataacgctgatctgcaagtccagagct atgctatgccagtagcagcagccgccctgccgagagtgccaccaggagcaaagacaggtttctga